The Salvelinus alpinus chromosome 25, SLU_Salpinus.1, whole genome shotgun sequence genomic sequence TGAATGAAAATGTACTGTAGTGGGGATGTGAATAATTTAGATCTGTCTTCTTCATTCATTATTAGAAATGCTGAACTGTACATAAAGAAATGGCTGCTGATGTCAAGCCTCCCGGGTGGCCATTTATTAACTCCACATTCACATAACATGCCTGCAATAATACCTGTGAAGCTAAATATTCCCTGCTTTATAAGCATGGCCAAggacttctcttctctccctcctcttaccCTCAAGCAGTTTGTATGGAGGACACAGTTCTGCAGTCAGTGACATTAAAGAGGAGTTAGACTGTCTTTGAGAAATGGGATGTGAAAATGGAGCTCACACATTATACTGTTGTTTTCACACTGTCGCCTGTAACAAAAGAAAGGCACTATGGTAGATGGCATCCAAAGATTTAAGAGTAGTAGCTGCACTTTGAcaaataatatcaccataatcaagaacagataaaaaggttgactgaataatctgcaTCCTACTGCTTAGAGAAAGGCACGGCCTGTTTCTGTAGAAAAAGCAACATTTAAATCTTAGCTTCTTAAATAGCTAATTTTCTAAATGTCACATGTCAAATCCATATCAATACAAATGCCCAAGTATTTATATGTGGGAACTCGTTCAATTGGGGAACCATCTAATGAGTGAGCATGTATTTCATCTGAAACATTCTTAAGAGTTTAAAAACAACATATATTTAGTTTTGCCCGTATTAGGCACACGTTTTGCATCAGCAAGGCATTCCTGCATAGCCATAAAATCTGACTTCACTTTTGATACAGCCAGATCAACAATCGGGGAAATAGCACACATAATACTATCATCAGCATATACTAATTTGTTACAGATAGGGTATTTGACTTCTCCAAGTTTGCCAAGCAATTGACATTTCATGTCCACATAAGAGTAATCACCTACTTACTGGTTTGTTATATTTCCCCTTCAGACATGAGGAAAATGAGATGGGAATAAGATTTTATTGGGATTCTTCTGCTACTTGATATAGCCTTTTCAAGTTAGTACCCATGGAGAATAGGTGGTAAATTCAGTCTGCCTTAGAAATGTTTATGTAATGTCTTTGCTTTACACATCTTGCCTGTACTAGGCTCAGGGCGCAAGAGACTATGTCTGTAGAGACAAGTGTTTTATTCTAAGAATAGAGGCATCTGTGAGGAGAGTCCGCTTGGTATTTTTGcacttatctatttttttatttgaccccAGAAAACAGCATAAATGTTACAATGCATAGACCAGCATGAATTTCAAGCTGGTCCATGATAGTCTATGCTTGTCCATGCTAGTATATGCAGGACAATGCTGGTTGGATGCTGGTCAAGCTAgtctgaccagcatggtctagctggtcaAGCTGGTCTGACTAGCATGGTCTAACTGGTTCTGCTGGCAGACCACCATGGTCTAGCTGGTCAAGCTGagctgaccagcatggtctagctggttatgcTGGCAGACCAGCTGTCATTTTGTTTTCGCTGGTGACCAACATTCATTGTGTTTTCGTTGGTGACCAGCATTCATTGTGTTTTTGCTAGTGATCAGCATTCGCTGTGCGTTTCCTGGAGACCAGCCTTCGCTATGTTTTTGCTGGTGATCAGTCttcgctgtgttttggacactggtgatCAGCATAAGCTAAAGCAATACCAGCATCAAGTCaaattatgctggcttgcaatgTGATATTTAATTGCTATTAGAATCCAGCCAGCGTAGGTTCCCAAAATCTGCATTCAGAAAGACTGCTAGGGTTAGAATGATGAATGAATGACACTTTTTAACTGGAACAaacatttcagtaacgggtgcaatgagtccaactaacagattggattagtttagaaaaatgtatggtaTTTATCcttgtgtagcataagataaaGTAATTGATTAATTAATAAATCAATggacatgcaaaaacacagatattgaaaGAAACAATTCTGAATTGCcaactgcaatagagcatgctggaaaatatgataatgatgggtgtggaAATAGTAAGATGTTTCACTAACTATTTCATGGGTTGTGTGatgtttaacttttactgcctcagaaacccggatccgggagcaccccccccccccccactgactagcatagctagcatagcgtcacaagtaaattgtagcatctaaatatcattaaatcacaagtccaagacaccagatgaaagatccacttcttgtgaatctagccaccatttctgattttttaaatgttttacagggaagacacaatatgtaaatctattagctaaccacgttagcaaaagacaccatttttctttgtccaccattttttctctccaccagtagctatcaccaattcggccaaataaagatattaatagccactaaccaagaaaaaacctcatcagatgacagtctgataacatatttattgtataggatagtttttgttagaaaaatgtgcatatttcaggtagaaatcatagtttacaattgcacccaccatcacaactcgactagaataaatacagagagcaacgtgtattaccaatttactcatcataaaacatttcataaaaatagacaaagcatagcaatggaaagacacagatcttgtgaattcagacaatatttcagattttctaagcgttttacagcgaaaacacaataaatcgttatattagcataccacatgtgcaaacgttaccccagcatgaattcaaggcaacgggagcgataacgttatgatcaccaaaatatattaattttttcactaaccttctcagaattcttccgatgacactcctgtaacatcatattacaacatacatatagagtttgttcgaaaatgtgcatatttagccacaaaaaaacgtggttatacaatgagaatagtagcaaaactggcctgaaaatgtcgggcgctatctttgagagtgatctagtctaatcgatagctaatcataaacttgactaaaaaatacagggttgacaggaatcgaaagacaaattagttcttaatgcaatcgctgacttacatttctaaaattatccttactgtgcaataccgggtccgccaaagcgaagctacacataacaaaatggcgatatatgcgtttaaaatttttcaacagaacagcgatttatcatcataaatagttcttactatgagctgttcttccatcagaatcttgggcaatgtatactttctccggtctaatcgtcttttggtcgaaagatgtcctcttgtcccgtcgaaatggccaataacgttcggtatgtacaggaaacgtgcccagctcatggaagggcgtcacaaataaatgcctcaaaatcgcactaaacggatataaattgctataaaacggtttaaattaactaccttatgatgtttttaacacctataacaagtaaaaacatgaccggcgatatattactggctaaaccaaggcttggaaagaggtcGGTCCAACGTCCTTCTTGCGTCCAGCGCAGGGTCCAAAGGAAAGCTACTTCCGGcctttggtgttttatacaggccctgattgcgcaatcgactccattcaaattgtcaccacttactgacatctagaggaaggtgtaggcagtgtttgtatcctcatagcattcacagggacattaaaactgacctgggaccagaggccaagatttctgaaatctcactccctgtcaggaaaagtgctgtagatatttttttatttttttatttttttatttcacctttatttaaccaggtaggctagttgagaacaagttctcatttgcaactgcgacctggccaagataaagcatagcagtgtgaacagacaacacagagttacacatggagtaaacaataaacaagtcaataacatggtagaaaaaaagagaatctatatacaatgtgtgcaaaaggcatgaggtaggcaataaatcgaataattacaatttagcagattaacactggagtgataaatcatcagatgaacatgtgcaagaagagatactggtgtgcaaaagagcagaaaagtaaataaataaaagcagtatggggggtgaggtaggtaaattgggtgggtagtttacagatggactatgtacagctgcagcgatcggttagctgctcggatagcagatttttaaagttgttgagggagataaaagtctccaacttcagagatttttgcaattcgttccagatagagttctgttccactcagagacataattccaacggttatagaaactagagagtgttttctatccaataataacaataatatgcatattgtacgagcaagaattgactactaggcagtttaatttggcaatgtcaaaaaaataaaagtgctaacagcaccccctattagGTGCATTTATACAAAAAAAAATTGACAAAGCTAGAAAATGCTGCCTCCCTATAAAGCTTGCCAGCTAAAACCCAGAAATTAGTTAactctggttcgttcagccattcctatggggaaaATGAATGAGTGAAGAATAGGCTTTGGGATAaatgcattggagtcaacatggttgcaactcaatattaggaaggtgttcttaatgttttgtacactcagtgtatgtttacACTACTATAGTGGGTAATCTGTTGAGATGTGTAGGATAAACATATACAATTtgatggttttacatgctagaTAGCATACCTTTTGCACATTTGTAAGTGAATAAATAGCCTTTATTTTGGTAAAGATAAACGAATCCAATGTTAATTGAGCAGCATATGCTGGTGACCAGTTTATGTATCCAAAAaacagcgaaggctggtcaccagaaaAAACTaaatgaaggctggtcaccagtgaaAAAAATACATTGAAGGCTGATcaccagtgaaaacacaacaaaggctagtcaccagcgaaagcacaacgaaggctggtcacccACCTGTGCTGGGCTATGCTATTTTTTCAGCAGGGCTAAGATTGCAGAAACCTCAAAAAAGGACCAGGTAAATATTTGTGGGAAATTCATATAGAATATGAACATTATTTTAACACCCATGAATGTTTTATTGTCAAAACACAGCAAGATATGTTTTATTTGTAAAAACGAATATTCCGCACATAGTGTTTTAGTCCGTATTCACAATACGTAGGAGGATCAAGTCAGCAACCTGCAGCATCTCCAACTGGCGGCGCTCTTTTCACAACACGTGTATTATTGATTATAAAGCAATTTTTTCTCCTAAAAATATGAAGCAAAAACTTCAATCTCCCCgccaaaaaatacattttcaaaagtgCTTCCACCCTGAAAAGCCCAGCAGGATCATCTGAAATGCCAATAGACGACGTGATCAACAGTGAGGGAGTGGGTGCGATAGAGAAAGAGGTAAATAAAATCCATACATGCAACTGCAAGGTTGAGCGCTTGCTGAAAGTCCCCAGGCAGAAGAAAGGATTCTTAAAAGGTCACCTTACAATAGGAGTCTGGCATGATAGACTGCAACAACTGGCTCTTTGTTATTTGACCCAACACATTTCCACCTGCTGATTTATTCAGACATACCTCAGAGGACAGAGCAATACCTTTCTGGTACAACTATATCCCTCAATGTTTTTGACAATATGGcagtatttttttattaattttataTATTGACCAACAGtttcattacaaaaattacacaCAAGTACATTCAGGATTAGGaatctaaaacatattttgtCTAGTTCTTTTTTCATTATACAGCATTGTGGCAAAATAAATTATGTACAGAAAAATGTCATAACTTTCAGTAGCCTATGTGCGTAATCACTCCTAGATTTGGACTCAATGCCAAAAATACCCTTAAAGATGGTTGAGTTTCCTCAGTGGTAATCTATCATTAGTGACTGGGTTCTCCTGTGAGGCCTTGGAAACGCTTCTGACTCACCGCTCCCCAGTGACTACTGAAAAGTGACAGGATGTGTTTTCTGTCACCAGTTTAAAGGGAATGAATTCCCACTAGGTAATTAGCTAGATTAGCATAGTCTGTAACTCTCAGAAAATGTGCAACAGGTTTATGGATATAATATTAGTGGGTTATAATTAGTCTTTGTATATAATTAGtctatatacaataccagtcaaaggtttggacacacctactcattcaagggtttttctttattttttactattttctacattgtagaataatagtgaagacatcacaactatgaaataacacatatggaatcatgtagtaaccaaaaatgtgttaaacaaatcaaaatatattttagattcttcaaagtagccaccctttgccttgatgacagctatacacactcttgacattctctcaaccagcttcatgaggaatgcttttccaaaagtcttgaaggagttcccacatatgctgagcacgtgtTGACTGCATTTCCGACACTCTGCAGCCCAACTCATACCAAACcatatcaattgggttgaggtcaggtgattatggaggccaagtcatctaatgtagcactccatcactcttcttcttggtcaaatagaccttacacagcctggaggtgtgttggatcattgtcctattgaaaaacaaatgaaagtcccactaagcacaaaccagatgggatggcgtatcgctgctggttaagtgtgcaaagcacccccacaccatcacacctcttcctccatgcttcacggtggtaaccacacatgcggagattatccgttaacctactctgcgtctcacaaagacacggcagttggcaCAAAAAAATGCAATTTTGTACTCAATTTTGTGACCAAATTACAGATTTCCATcgctctaatgtccattgctcgtgattcttggcccaagcaagtctcttcttcttattgctgtcctttagtagtggtttatttgcagcaattcaaccatgaaggcctgattcacacagtctcctctgaacagttgatgttgagatgtgtctgttacttgaactctgtgaagcatttatttgggctgcaatctgaggtgtggttaactctaatgaacttatcctccacagcagaggtaactctgggtcttcctttcctgtgacggtcctcatgagagccagtttcatcatagcgcttgatggtttttgcgactgaacttgaagagactttcaaagttcttgagatTTTATgtttaatgatggactgtcatttctctttgcttatttgagctgttcttgccataatatggacttggtcttttaccaaatagggctatcttctgtataccacccctaccttgtcacagcacaactgattggctaaaacaaattaagaaggaaataaattctacaaattaacttttaaaaagccacacctgttaattgaaatgcattctaggtgactacctaatgaagctggttgagagaatgccaagagtgtgcaaagctgtcgtcaacgcaaactttgaagaatctcaaatataaaatatgttttgatttgttaaacttgTTTGGACATAACATGATTTAACATTTGTCCCTAAAATAAAGCTATTAGATGAAGATCTGCTCCCTGAAACGTGTCATTGGTGACCAACAAATGAACACTGTGGGAGCCAGAATATTTATGTGTTTGTCGGCAATAGTAATGTTTGCGAGCAATCGATAATGTGGATGTGTGCTTTCGGTTGAAGGAAGCCAGAAAAGATATGCTCTGAGAGTCAAACCTTAAcagataaaacatttttaaaatgatAGTATGGATGTAAATAGTATGTGACTGGATGACACAGGGCTCAATTCAAGTCAACCTGCGATATCTTCCATTTTCTTCTTTCTTTCATGGTCAAATAAATTCACAGTAAAAGACTACtagggctgcgtttacacaggcagcccaatttagATCTTTTGTAAATTGTTTGTTATATCTGATACCTATCTGATATTTTACTTAATGCTAAACAGCAAATAAAACACATGGAATCTGACCTTTTGACTTCAGATTTATACCACATCCATATGTGGACCTCATCCCTGCATGTAGGCGAGTGTAGACACTCTCTGAACTGTTCTCCACATGGAGACAGCATTTTCtagcacgcacgtacacacaaacacacacacaatggagtGATCAAGCGGGAAGCGGCTGGACCGGGCTAGACTGGAAAAATATCCACTAGGCTATCTGCGCATAAAAGTTCTGTGCACCGGTATAATAATTACAGGCATGCCCTTAACCCCTATACAAACGTCAAATACATAGGATCAATATGACTGGGGCTGCAGGTGTGAGCACTGCATTTCAAAACTACTTTCCTCAGAATGCACCTTTCCCCAAGGGATGGGAACGGGGTGGTTCAGCTCCACATTAGTATGCCTGTCTCCAGATTTGGATACTCATGGCGCCCATTTCAATGTTTTTCATGCAAACGCTTTATTCGATGCTAATTATTGAATAAATAATACTACTACAACTCTCTCCTAAAAACTAAATTCAGAGGAAAACGTCCTCCATTGGATTACTGTTAAAGATAGTCGTTTAGCTGTAGACCCACATAAAGACGAAGTAACCACAGGAGGATATAGCTCACTAATCAAGTTTCCATCCAACATTTTTATGCCAGTAAAGTGCATGTCGGATAAAACATTTAATGAAAGGCCCGATGGAAAATGTTTAAACATTACAAATgtggacaaaacaaaatacgctagacaaggtgcGATATTTTAgtcggtaaaattaattatgcgagaaatgtcggtggaaacgcctttatgcgcaaatattgatataataacccttatatcgaagtaaacttggagctacgcaatgacatgttgtgtggtcctcccactataaCTGGTTGGGAAAgcatacagtttattaggctataTATGAAGAAAAGTTAtcatgaacttcacagggtggtgaaagtgcaaggtgatgagcttgatagtcctttccaataaatatcgagggtcttattctggtgacatgatcctCGATGCTTGTCTgctatttgacaaataaaaagaaTCTCGCTCTTttttccataataatctcatcatgtaggctatacatgCGCCAGCACGCTCgagcgcacgtgccaataccagagtgggcacactcgCCAAATAACTCAACATTTTGTATGAGAAAACCAtaagtagagttgaaaatgcgatggaaccccatttaacttgtatttttatgtgcactacgtcatcaggCACAGCATTTTATCTACAACAactcaatttgatggaaacatgtctctggtgggaacaTGCCATATTGTTTGGGAACAtgccatattgtttttatgcggattttagacacatgaaaatctgtcgccaattggatggaaacctagctattgaaACACATCACTATAGAATGTTTCTTTACCAAGTTAAAATTATTCTGTTTCCGAGCAATAATCTTTCGACTTCAAAGTCCTGGTCGATTCCTCGAGAAGTGGTATACAATTATCACTACGCGAGGTACGCATCGAGCTCTCCAACGCACCCGCTGCGCCACACTTGCGCGTTGCCTTCATCAGTGAATCCTCGCTAGACTGCAACTCCATGAGCTCCAGCTCGTGCTTGGCCGCGGTCTCGAGCAGTTTCTGCTTGTTGTAAAAATTTACGAAGTTGTTGATAATGGGGTGAATGGGCAACGCGATGGCTATCACCCCACACAGGAAGCTGATGGCTGCGTTGCACTTGCCTAGAGTGGTTTTGGGGTAAATGTCTCCATAGCCCACGGTGGTCATGGTGATAATAGCCCACCAGAAAGACTGTGGGATGCTACTGAAGAGGGTCTCCGGGTGGCTTTGCTCTATGGTGTAGCCCAGGGCTGAGAACACGAATATCCCTATGCCCATGTACATAAGGAGCAGCCCCAGCTCTTTGAAACTCCTCTTCAGCGCATAGGTGAAAGTCTGTAGCCCAGAGGAGTGGCGCGCCAGTTTGAAGATGCGGGCGATACGCATGATGCGAAGCGCCTGGACCGCCTGCTGGACCTTGGCCAGATCCATCATGGTCGTGCCCAGGTAAGTAAGGGTCAACACCACGTAGAAGGGAATGATAGCCATGAAGTCTATTATGTTCATAAAGGATAGGAAAAACTGCCGTTTGTTTGGGCAGGACACAAAACGCAGCAGGTATTCCAGGGTGAACCAGCCTATGCAGGCTGTCTCGATGGCCTCCAGCATCGGGTGCTCCACAAGGTCCCCCTCTTCATCTTCTACTTGGACTTCTGGAATGGTCCCCACGCACATCACCACGGAGGACACAAGGACGAAGAGGAAAGATGCAATGGCGATGACGCGCGCAGGCAAAGAGGACTCCGGTTTCTCCATGAGTTTCCAAAGGAACTTTAGGCACCGCGCTGAGCAGTTGACAGAAGGGTCCCCATCTAGATCATCCAAGATAAGCTTCACTTTGTTGGCAATCTCTGCCAGCTCTTCCTCTTTTTCAGTCAGGTAACTTTTACAGCACTCGTCCAAATAGCTTTGGTGAATTTTCCAGAACTCCATCTCTTTAATGAAACAAATTGGACATATACCTCGTTTGATGTGAATCTCACCGAAGTAATACACGTCAATGATACATCTGAAAGCGTCAGGATCCCGGTCGAAATAAAACTCTTTTTTACCCGGGTCATAGTCATCACAAAGTGAGTAGATAACGTCGTAATTCAGAGTTGAGCAGTTGATCAGTTCTGCAAGTCGACTCTCCGGGTAGCGGTTAAGCACATCGCCGTCTAAAACTAGCCTCACCCCGCCAATGTTCACGGCCATCTCGGCTTCATCCCTTGTATCCAATTTGTTGCAGTTCTTATATCGAGGTTTGGGTATTGTCCACATCTTTCCTGCTATCGTAGGCTATGTTCGACGCAGTATAATAACTGGAGGAAAATGTCGAAAAGCAATAAACAGACTTGTAGGTCACATGAAACGTTTAAAGTGCCGGTAGCCTATATAAAGTAATTTAAAAAAGAAGGAAAGGCAATGTGCAAAACCCCGCTCAGCGCTCTTCCATGACCAAGCTGCAATtaagtaatctctctctctgtcttactctcACACAAACACTGTTACTGCAGCGCCTGTGAGCTATGTGAGCGGATATCACTTGGTTGTCAACTTTCTGCTTGAAGTTGAATATACCAAGTTGTCTTGGGCAATTAAAACACAAATATTGCGTATGGTTGAAGTTGAAGTGAGGTGATATGATGTGAGTGAGGTGATTGGATATTGATGTAGAACTTGTTGGTGAGCGCATTGCACAACCATTACATAGGCCTATTTGTCTTGAGAACACATGGTGAAATTAAAAACCGACGTCTGGGAAATTAATACGAAGTTATAGTCAGGCAGGGGTAGGCTAATGTCAAAGCGTTATCATTGAACGAAATTACATCAGTACCTGTTGGTGTCCTTTTGATCACTTGGGACAGCCACGCAATTACGTACGTCTCCACAAAACGGAGATACTGTAGGACGCGCTCTGCTGACAACAAACAAACTTGCACAATTCGGAGGACAGCAGAGAGGGGGGTGGTGGGATTTGTGTGAAGCATAAACACAGAGGTTCAAGCACTCGCCATAATCAGCAGGTTAGGaagagtacagtcgtggccaaaagttttgagaattacacaaatattaattttcacaaagtcagctgcctcagtttgtatgatggcaatttgcatatactccagaatgttatgaagagtgatcagatgaattgtaattatttgcaagtccctctttgccatgcaaattaactgaatccccccaaaacacttccactgctgtcacgccctggccttagtattctttgttttctttattattttagttaggtcagggtgtgacatggggttaggtttgtgtttttgtattgtcttgggtggtttggagtgtctagggggatttgttagagtgtatgggtttgtgttgagtggatgtgtctagaatagtctatggtttagtgtatgtgtctagtatagtctatggttgagtgtaggtgtttagaaaagtctatggctgcctgatttggttctcaatcagagacagctggtcatagttgtctctgattgggagccatatttaagggagccataggctttaggtatttgtgggaaattgtctatgtagaacgtttgtagcctgtatgtatgtgcacaacgtttgtagcttcacggttgttttgttagtttttatAGAGTTTtggtgtcgtgttcatcttcgtggtgttaataaaagaagatggcttattttccaaatgctgcgttttggtccgtctctcaaccacacgatcgtgacagaatttcccaccaaaggaccaagcagcgtgtgaaacggcaacaggacccacctacacaggatttctggagatgggaggacgaattggatggaaagggaccttgggctcaacctggagaatatcgccgtcccaaagctgagctggaggcagcgaaagcagagaggcggcgatatgaggaggcagcacggaggcaaggctggaagcccgtgagtactaccccaaaatttcttgggggggggctaggaggtagtgggccgagggcaggtaggagacctgcgcccacttcccaggctaaccgtggagagcgggagtacgggcagacaccgtgttacgcagtagagcgcacggtgtctcctgtacgtgtgcatagcccagtgcgggttattccacctccccgcactggtagggctagattgagcattgagccaagtgccatgaagccggctctacctatctggccaccagtacatctcctcgggccggcttacatggcaccagccttacgcatggtgtccccggttcgcctacatagcccggtgcgggttattccacctccccgcactggtcgggcgacggggagcattcaaccaggtaaggttgggcaggctcaatgctcaagggagccagtacgcctgcacggtccggtatttccggcgccacctccccgccccagtcctgttccaccagtgcctacaccacgcaccaggcttccagtgtgtctccagagccctgttcctcctccacgcactcgtccaatggtgcgtgtctccagcccattaccaccagtgcctacaccacgcaccaagcctcctgtgtgttcccagagtcctgtgcgtcctgttgctgctccccgcactagccctgagatgcgtgtccccagcccggtaccaccagatccggcaccacgcactaggcctaatgtgcgtttccagggtccagtatgccctgttcctgctccccgcactagccctgagatgcgtgtccccagcccggtaccaccagttccagcaccacgcaccaggcctacagtgcgcctcagccggccagagccatccgtctctccagcgccatctgagccatccgtctccccagcgccatctgagccatccgtctccccagcgccatctgagccatccgtctccccagcgccatctgagccatccgtctgcccagtgccaatagagccgcccgtctgtcccgagccgtcagagccgatcgtcagtcaggagccgctagagccgatcgtcagacaggatctgccagagccgccaaccagacaggatctgccagagccgccaaccagacaggatctgccagagccgccaaccagacaggatctgccagagccgccaaccagacaggatctgccagggccgccaaccagacaggatctgccagggccgccaaccagata encodes the following:
- the kcnf1b gene encoding voltage-gated potassium channel regulatory subunit KCNF1, which codes for MWTIPKPRYKNCNKLDTRDEAEMAVNIGGVRLVLDGDVLNRYPESRLAELINCSTLNYDVIYSLCDDYDPGKKEFYFDRDPDAFRCIIDVYYFGEIHIKRGICPICFIKEMEFWKIHQSYLDECCKSYLTEKEEELAEIANKVKLILDDLDGDPSVNCSARCLKFLWKLMEKPESSLPARVIAIASFLFVLVSSVVMCVGTIPEVQVEDEEGDLVEHPMLEAIETACIGWFTLEYLLRFVSCPNKRQFFLSFMNIIDFMAIIPFYVVLTLTYLGTTMMDLAKVQQAVQALRIMRIARIFKLARHSSGLQTFTYALKRSFKELGLLLMYMGIGIFVFSALGYTIEQSHPETLFSSIPQSFWWAIITMTTVGYGDIYPKTTLGKCNAAISFLCGVIAIALPIHPIINNFVNFYNKQKLLETAAKHELELMELQSSEDSLMKATRKCGAAGALESSMRTSRSDNCIPLLEESTRTLKSKDYCSETE